In one window of Lewinella sp. 4G2 DNA:
- a CDS encoding tetratricopeptide repeat protein: MGKSQYIAIAITALLTLVTFQFCSVQPPDLEEGLVARPSASTGLESLIRSARASLTPAQMATLASLEERLETQTDDGKRRELHEQLAGEWYQAGHPAISGIYARRIADDTNTGEAWSIAATTFTICLRQEASDEKTRQFCAEQAVEAYQAAISLEPDNVDNRINLALTYTDAPSLANPMKGIMMLRDIEKQYPKEVRVYTTLAQLAIKTGQFEKAAQRLEKAVELTPENPDALCPLARVYENLGNPEKSAIFAARCTAVLEQRTAKKQQ, from the coding sequence ATGGGAAAAAGCCAGTACATCGCCATTGCCATCACCGCGCTCCTCACGCTGGTGACCTTTCAGTTTTGCAGCGTACAGCCACCCGATTTGGAAGAAGGTTTGGTAGCCCGCCCCTCGGCGTCTACCGGGTTGGAAAGTTTAATTCGGTCGGCGCGCGCCAGTCTGACTCCGGCCCAAATGGCGACGCTGGCCAGCCTCGAAGAGCGCCTCGAAACGCAGACGGACGACGGCAAACGACGGGAATTGCACGAGCAACTCGCTGGCGAGTGGTACCAGGCTGGCCACCCGGCCATCTCCGGAATCTACGCCCGCCGTATTGCGGATGATACCAACACGGGTGAGGCCTGGTCCATCGCTGCCACGACGTTCACCATCTGCCTCCGCCAGGAAGCAAGTGATGAAAAGACCCGCCAGTTCTGCGCCGAGCAGGCGGTGGAAGCCTACCAGGCAGCCATCAGTCTGGAGCCGGATAACGTGGACAACCGCATCAACCTTGCTCTCACCTATACGGATGCGCCCTCTTTAGCAAACCCGATGAAAGGCATCATGATGCTGCGGGACATTGAGAAGCAGTATCCAAAGGAAGTCCGGGTGTACACTACCCTCGCACAGCTGGCCATCAAGACCGGCCAGTTTGAAAAGGCCGCGCAACGCCTCGAAAAAGCGGTGGAACTCACTCCGGAAAACCCGGATGCCCTCTGCCCGCTGGCGCGCGTCTACGAAAACCTCGGGAATCCCGAAAAATCGGCTATCTTTGCGGCCCGTTGTACGGCAGTGCTCGAGCAGAGAACCGCTAAAAAGCAACAATAG
- a CDS encoding HU family DNA-binding protein, whose amino-acid sequence MRKADIVANIADTTGVPKVDVLVALEAFFKEVKGSLADGENVYIRGFGSFVVKKRAKKVGRHIQENRAIEIPEHYIPSFKPAKIFVEQVKDKVTALPEDQE is encoded by the coding sequence ATGAGAAAAGCAGATATCGTAGCCAACATCGCCGACACGACGGGCGTACCTAAAGTGGACGTGCTCGTCGCCCTCGAAGCCTTCTTTAAAGAAGTGAAGGGTAGCCTGGCGGACGGTGAGAATGTCTACATCCGTGGCTTCGGCTCCTTTGTCGTCAAGAAACGTGCTAAGAAAGTGGGTCGCCACATTCAGGAGAACCGCGCCATTGAAATCCCCGAGCACTACATCCCCTCTTTCAAGCCCGCCAAGATCTTCGTTGAGCAGGTGAAGGACAAGGTAACGGCCCTGCCGGAAGACCAGGAGTAA
- a CDS encoding MBL fold metallo-hydrolase produces MRTSALLSEGDQHLAIDAGPDFRTQMLRASVQELAGLILTHEHNDHTAGLDDVRPFCFKQRIDMPVYCLPRVAKDIRSRFAYAFTDYPGVPRLDVREVNFGDFIPFGSGAVEILEVTHGKLPIIGLRWHDLVYLTDVKELTALTQVRCKGAKTVVISSLNRRGTHSHLSLAESLTYIKDIGADHNVLIHFSHRMGRVAEVNPELPTGVECGYDGMRLTVGKSAAGAQ; encoded by the coding sequence TTGCGGACCAGCGCTTTGCTCTCCGAAGGGGACCAACATTTGGCCATCGATGCCGGCCCGGACTTCCGCACTCAAATGCTACGGGCGAGCGTACAAGAGTTGGCGGGCCTTATCCTCACCCACGAGCACAATGATCATACGGCCGGCCTGGATGACGTCCGCCCCTTCTGTTTCAAACAAAGGATCGACATGCCCGTCTACTGTCTGCCGCGGGTAGCTAAGGATATAAGAAGCCGCTTTGCCTACGCCTTCACGGACTACCCCGGCGTTCCCCGCCTCGACGTGCGGGAGGTGAATTTTGGCGACTTTATCCCCTTCGGGTCCGGGGCGGTGGAAATCCTGGAGGTTACCCACGGCAAGCTCCCCATCATTGGCCTGCGCTGGCACGACCTGGTGTACCTGACGGACGTAAAGGAGCTTACGGCGCTGACGCAGGTGCGGTGTAAAGGGGCAAAAACGGTCGTCATCTCCAGCCTGAACCGGCGCGGAACACACAGCCACCTCTCCCTGGCGGAGTCGCTAACCTATATAAAGGACATCGGCGCCGACCATAACGTACTCATCCACTTCAGCCACCGGATGGGCCGGGTAGCGGAGGTGAACCCGGAATTACCCACGGGCGTAGAATGCGGCTACGACGGAATGAGATTGACGGTTGGAAAGAGTGCTGCAGGCGCACAATAA
- the dnaN gene encoding DNA polymerase III subunit beta: MKFSVSSSDLQKKLTLAGGAISSNPVLPILEDFLFKIEGSTLTIAATDLETSVITSIEVNADGDGTVAVPAKILIDTLKALPQQPITFSVNMDTFGIEITSAYGKYKLAGENGEDYPDIPTPEEADEVSLSALALLEGINKTLFATSTDELRPAMTGVFFQVDFSKLVMVATDAHKLVKYAVSDITGEVTSQFIIPKKALNLLKGALPSTDEQVQVNFDKANAFFTFGDTKMACRLIDARYPDYNAVIPVDNPNELMISRSDLQQSLKRIVIYANKTTNQVILNIADGSLTVSAQDLDFSNEATEQLSCTYDGEPLTIGFNAKFLVEMLGVLEGEEVRLEMSTATRAGILVPTEQNAGQDIMMLVMPVMLSN; the protein is encoded by the coding sequence ATGAAGTTCAGCGTCTCCTCTTCCGATTTGCAGAAGAAGCTCACCCTTGCCGGAGGAGCCATCAGTTCCAATCCCGTCCTACCGATCCTGGAAGATTTTCTCTTCAAGATTGAGGGTAGTACACTGACGATTGCGGCGACTGATCTGGAGACCAGCGTCATCACCAGCATCGAAGTCAATGCGGATGGTGACGGCACGGTGGCCGTTCCCGCCAAGATCCTGATCGATACACTTAAGGCCCTGCCCCAGCAGCCGATCACCTTCAGCGTGAACATGGATACTTTCGGCATCGAGATCACCAGTGCCTACGGTAAATACAAACTGGCGGGAGAGAACGGGGAGGACTACCCCGATATTCCTACCCCGGAGGAGGCGGATGAAGTAAGCCTCTCAGCCCTTGCCCTCTTAGAAGGCATCAACAAAACGCTATTCGCGACGAGCACCGATGAACTTCGCCCAGCCATGACGGGCGTGTTCTTCCAGGTAGATTTCTCCAAGCTGGTGATGGTAGCTACCGACGCCCACAAACTGGTGAAGTACGCCGTAAGCGACATCACGGGTGAGGTAACGAGCCAGTTCATCATTCCCAAGAAAGCCCTAAACCTGCTTAAGGGCGCTCTCCCGAGTACGGACGAGCAAGTACAGGTCAACTTCGACAAGGCCAACGCTTTCTTCACCTTCGGTGACACCAAGATGGCTTGCCGCCTAATCGATGCCCGCTACCCCGATTACAATGCGGTCATTCCGGTAGACAACCCGAACGAATTAATGATCAGCCGCTCCGACCTGCAGCAGAGCCTGAAGCGGATCGTGATCTACGCCAACAAGACGACTAACCAGGTTATCCTGAACATTGCCGATGGCAGCCTGACCGTCTCCGCGCAGGATTTAGACTTCAGCAATGAGGCTACTGAGCAACTCTCCTGCACCTACGATGGCGAGCCACTGACGATTGGTTTTAACGCCAAGTTCCTCGTAGAAATGCTGGGCGTGCTGGAGGGTGAAGAAGTTCGCCTGGAGATGTCCACCGCCACCCGGGCCGGTATCCTCGTCCCTACGGAGCAAAACGCGGGGCAGGACATTATGATGTTGGTGATGCCGGTGATGCTTTCTAACTAG
- a CDS encoding SusC/RagA family TonB-linked outer membrane protein, translated as MKLTLKQIMPRGLVLFALLLVSHLMVAQSTVTGTLTDADSGDPLIGAYILAVGTSTGAVTDYDGNYSVTVPAGVTQLQFSYTGYSNQVVDINGQSVINLAMTSGQDLEEVVVIGYGTVKRDEVTGAVETVSSAQFNQGAVTSAQELVSGKVAGVQITTDGSPGGGAAIRIRGGSSLSASNDPLIIIDGVPLPTGGVDGSRNPLNLINPNDIETFTVLKDASAAAIYGSRASNGVIIITTKKGKAGADLRVSYNGKVGVGSAIQTLDVLNAADYRALIEERFGAESTQAALLGEADTDWQDEVLQNSLFHDHNVGLSGAIKSLPFRVSVGYTNQEGVLKTDQFSRITYGLNVSPSFFENTLQINAGIKGISSDNHFADRGAIGAAAAFDPTQPVRAENDFGGYYFTPQTGSANPNTLAPNNPLALLEQRDDDSNVQRYIANFTADYRMPFLPALRANVNMSTDRSNSDGTTMIPDNAAFAFEAGGSGGFMSEYDGETSSNLFESYLNYADDLTDGVRLDIMGGYSWQNFYRENSFMRSDLDGSDPEMDDSASEYFLVSLFSRAILTLNDRLTLTGTLRRDASSRFNADNRAEIFPGASAGYNLIDLDDNLKGLNFLKLRVGYGLTGQQEVGGVYPSQAQYLGSQENARYPFGGRFITTLRPEGYNANLKWEETTTLNFGVDAGFFNDRLTGSVDVYQRETSDLLNFIPVPAGTNLTNFITSNVGDLEVRGFELALSGDAISTEKSTLSLSANFTVNQVEITRLTATEDPDYIGVPVGGIAGGVGNNIQIHSVGFAPNTFYVYEQVYDESGTPVEGVYVDRNGDGTVDENDLYRYENPAAQSFLGLTANYRYNNFDLSFAGRASFGNYVYDNNLSNRALYSQLANSNGFLTNTIPAIRDVDFNDAQYFSDLYVRDASFFRLDHITAGYNFADLIGEGSSIRTYITVQNPLLITDYEGIDPEVFGGIDNNIYPRARTILFGVGASF; from the coding sequence ATGAAGCTTACTCTAAAACAAATCATGCCCCGCGGGCTGGTCTTGTTCGCTTTGCTATTGGTCAGCCACCTGATGGTCGCCCAAAGCACGGTGACGGGCACGCTCACGGACGCCGATAGCGGGGACCCGCTGATTGGTGCCTACATCCTCGCCGTGGGGACTTCCACCGGTGCGGTGACCGATTACGACGGTAACTACTCCGTCACCGTCCCCGCTGGTGTAACCCAGCTGCAGTTCAGCTACACCGGTTACTCCAATCAGGTGGTGGACATCAACGGCCAGTCCGTTATCAACCTGGCGATGACCTCCGGCCAGGACCTCGAAGAAGTGGTCGTCATCGGTTACGGTACCGTCAAACGCGACGAAGTGACCGGTGCTGTAGAAACGGTCAGCAGTGCCCAATTCAACCAGGGTGCCGTTACCTCCGCTCAGGAACTTGTCTCCGGTAAGGTGGCTGGTGTCCAGATCACCACGGACGGTTCACCCGGCGGTGGCGCGGCTATTCGCATTCGTGGTGGCTCTTCGCTGAGTGCGAGCAACGATCCGCTGATCATCATTGACGGCGTCCCCCTCCCCACCGGTGGCGTGGACGGTAGCCGTAACCCACTTAACCTCATCAACCCGAACGACATCGAGACCTTTACGGTCCTGAAGGATGCTTCCGCCGCCGCCATTTATGGTTCGCGCGCCTCCAACGGTGTCATCATCATCACCACCAAGAAGGGTAAGGCCGGCGCCGACCTCCGCGTCAGCTACAACGGTAAGGTGGGCGTTGGCTCCGCTATCCAAACGCTGGACGTACTGAACGCTGCGGACTACCGCGCGCTCATCGAAGAACGCTTCGGCGCCGAAAGCACGCAGGCTGCTCTCCTCGGTGAGGCCGATACGGACTGGCAGGATGAAGTGCTTCAGAACAGCCTCTTCCACGACCACAATGTGGGCCTGAGTGGTGCCATAAAGTCCTTACCCTTCCGCGTATCCGTTGGGTACACCAACCAGGAAGGCGTCCTGAAGACGGACCAATTCTCCCGTATCACCTACGGTCTGAATGTGAGCCCGAGCTTCTTTGAAAATACACTCCAGATCAACGCCGGTATCAAGGGCATTAGCTCTGACAACCACTTCGCGGACCGGGGTGCCATCGGTGCCGCCGCTGCCTTCGACCCCACTCAGCCCGTGCGGGCGGAGAACGACTTCGGTGGTTACTACTTTACTCCGCAGACGGGTAGTGCTAATCCCAATACGTTAGCGCCGAATAATCCCCTAGCTCTTCTTGAGCAGCGGGACGATGACTCCAACGTACAGCGTTACATCGCCAACTTTACGGCGGATTACCGCATGCCATTCCTGCCCGCCCTGCGCGCGAACGTGAATATGTCCACGGACCGCAGCAATAGCGATGGTACGACGATGATCCCCGACAATGCCGCCTTCGCCTTTGAAGCTGGTGGTTCCGGTGGTTTCATGAGCGAGTACGATGGGGAGACTTCCTCGAACCTCTTCGAATCCTACCTCAACTACGCGGATGACCTGACCGATGGCGTACGCCTCGACATCATGGGTGGTTACTCCTGGCAGAACTTCTACCGCGAGAACAGCTTCATGCGCTCCGACCTTGACGGTAGTGACCCCGAGATGGACGATTCCGCCAGCGAGTACTTCCTGGTTTCCCTCTTCAGCCGGGCCATCCTGACGCTCAATGATCGCCTCACGCTGACCGGTACCCTCCGCCGTGATGCCTCTTCCCGGTTCAATGCGGACAACCGCGCCGAGATCTTCCCTGGTGCATCCGCGGGCTACAACCTGATCGATCTGGACGACAACTTGAAGGGCCTCAACTTCCTGAAACTACGCGTCGGTTATGGATTGACGGGCCAGCAGGAAGTGGGTGGTGTCTACCCCTCACAGGCGCAGTACCTGGGTAGCCAGGAGAACGCTCGTTACCCGTTCGGTGGCCGCTTCATTACGACGCTGCGCCCCGAAGGCTACAACGCTAACCTCAAGTGGGAAGAGACCACTACCCTCAACTTTGGGGTGGACGCCGGTTTCTTCAACGACCGCCTGACCGGTTCGGTGGACGTCTACCAACGTGAGACTTCCGACCTCCTGAACTTCATCCCCGTACCCGCCGGTACGAATCTGACCAACTTCATCACCTCTAACGTAGGTGATCTGGAAGTCCGTGGTTTTGAACTTGCCCTCTCCGGTGATGCCATCAGTACCGAGAAGAGTACGCTCTCGCTCAGTGCCAACTTCACGGTCAACCAAGTGGAGATTACCCGCCTGACTGCAACGGAAGACCCTGACTACATCGGCGTCCCCGTCGGTGGTATCGCCGGTGGTGTAGGTAACAACATCCAGATCCACAGCGTGGGCTTTGCACCTAATACCTTCTACGTATACGAGCAGGTGTACGATGAAAGCGGTACCCCCGTCGAAGGCGTTTACGTGGACCGTAACGGTGACGGCACCGTTGATGAAAATGACCTGTACCGCTACGAGAACCCCGCTGCTCAGTCCTTCCTCGGATTGACGGCTAACTACCGCTACAACAATTTCGACCTCAGCTTCGCGGGCCGGGCCAGTTTCGGTAACTACGTGTACGACAACAACCTCTCCAACCGCGCGCTGTACAGCCAGCTGGCGAATAGCAACGGTTTCCTGACGAACACCATCCCCGCCATTCGCGACGTGGACTTCAACGATGCCCAGTATTTCTCTGACCTCTACGTACGGGATGCGTCGTTCTTCCGACTCGACCACATCACTGCGGGGTATAACTTTGCCGACCTGATCGGTGAGGGAAGTTCCATCCGCACCTACATCACGGTGCAGAACCCACTTTTGATCACTGACTACGAGGGCATCGACCCGGAAGTATTTGGTGGTATTGACAACAACATTTATCCACGAGCCCGCACCATCCTCTTCGGAGTAGGTGCCAGCTTCTAA
- a CDS encoding SusE domain-containing protein — MFKQSIYLLAIMLVFGFSSCADEDRDPVLRLGDAASISAPEDGAIFIVTEENLGEDMTTFSWSAADFGVATAVNYILEADLAGNDFADPIRLVPSTTATDGSITYATVNSFLLGREVAPGTPTEIQTRVRAFVGRAEDGNETVSSVTTLVVTPFEAAREFPQYYVPGAYQGWSPGADNVGRLYSIDDNGVYRGFVNFGNEGSEYKITDQANWDNGIFGASGEEGVLTSPGDNLVSPGTGFHYLDFNVNDLSFTQTATSWGIIGSGTPTGWDSDTDLVFNEADGTLSITLDLLGGQDADGNDYAFKFRANDAWDTDFGDNDADGTLDFGGANIAIAESGNYTVTMNLQQAIPTYTIVKN; from the coding sequence ATGTTTAAGCAATCAATTTATTTGCTGGCGATCATGTTGGTTTTCGGATTTTCGTCCTGTGCGGATGAGGACCGTGACCCCGTGCTGCGCCTTGGTGATGCCGCATCTATCTCCGCCCCGGAAGATGGTGCTATTTTCATCGTGACGGAAGAGAATTTAGGTGAGGATATGACCACCTTCTCCTGGAGCGCCGCCGACTTTGGCGTTGCTACTGCCGTCAATTACATCCTGGAAGCAGACCTGGCGGGAAACGACTTCGCTGACCCCATCCGCCTGGTGCCCAGCACGACGGCTACTGACGGCTCCATTACCTACGCTACCGTGAACAGCTTTTTGCTGGGCCGCGAGGTAGCTCCCGGTACCCCCACCGAGATCCAAACCCGCGTGCGGGCATTCGTCGGCCGCGCGGAGGATGGCAACGAAACCGTTTCCAGCGTAACAACTCTCGTAGTAACGCCCTTCGAAGCTGCCCGTGAATTCCCGCAGTACTACGTCCCCGGTGCGTACCAGGGCTGGTCGCCCGGCGCGGATAACGTTGGTCGTCTTTATTCCATCGATGACAATGGTGTTTACCGTGGTTTCGTCAATTTTGGCAACGAAGGTTCTGAGTACAAGATCACCGATCAAGCGAACTGGGACAACGGTATTTTTGGCGCATCCGGTGAAGAAGGTGTGTTGACCTCCCCCGGTGACAACCTTGTATCCCCCGGCACTGGATTCCACTACTTGGATTTCAACGTCAATGACCTTTCATTTACCCAAACGGCCACGTCCTGGGGCATCATCGGTAGCGGTACCCCGACTGGTTGGGATAGCGATACCGATCTTGTTTTCAACGAGGCAGATGGTACCCTCAGCATCACCCTCGATCTTCTTGGCGGGCAGGATGCCGATGGCAACGACTACGCCTTCAAGTTCCGCGCCAACGACGCCTGGGATACGGACTTCGGTGACAACGATGCCGACGGTACCCTCGATTTCGGTGGAGCTAACATTGCCATCGCCGAATCTGGCAACTATACCGTCACGATGAATCTCCAGCAGGCGATTCCGACATACACGATCGTGAAGAACTAG
- a CDS encoding glycosyl hydrolase 53 family protein, translating to MRVLILVLATLSNLCLTAQSEFLTGADLSYVNEMEDCGVTYKVDNEEKDPYEIFADAGTGMVRLRLWHTPAWYDTLNAGRRYSDLNDVKKSIGRAKAAGMQVLLDFHLTDFWADPSRQIVPAAWAEVVDDTEVLGDSVYNYVNSTLLELHAEGLLPDMVQVGNETNKGILQSEVADASGFVLDWPRNAALFNRGIKAVRDASAEAETPIKVALHVAGPENAGWLFAGFKEHGVTDFDVIGLSYYWAWHQPTTIQRTGQIIADLKRTYSKEVMIFETGYIWTMDSNDSADNIIGSVQSGYAPATTENQRQWLIDLTQEVYDRGGLGVLYWEPAWVSSTCFTPWGQGSHQEHAAFFDFDTNLHERGGADFLGYDYQNSTSVTTPADGAPYRFTYQPEVRDIWMMGPSENSAQAVELLITDTLGRRIESVTLTARGDGAFAGRYRTDLRGTFVVTAVLEGQVLGSGLLIF from the coding sequence ATGAGAGTTCTCATCCTTGTTTTGGCTACACTTAGTAACCTATGCCTGACCGCACAATCAGAGTTTCTGACTGGCGCGGACCTGAGTTACGTTAATGAGATGGAGGATTGCGGGGTGACTTACAAAGTGGATAACGAAGAAAAGGACCCTTATGAAATCTTTGCCGATGCCGGAACCGGGATGGTCCGCCTTCGCCTGTGGCACACGCCCGCGTGGTACGATACGCTGAATGCCGGGCGGCGCTACAGTGATTTAAATGATGTGAAAAAGAGTATTGGCCGGGCCAAAGCCGCGGGAATGCAAGTACTGCTGGACTTTCACCTGACGGACTTTTGGGCGGATCCAAGTAGGCAGATCGTCCCCGCCGCCTGGGCGGAGGTGGTGGACGATACCGAGGTGTTGGGTGATTCCGTATACAACTACGTCAATAGCACCTTGCTGGAGTTGCACGCCGAAGGCCTCTTGCCGGACATGGTGCAAGTGGGTAACGAGACCAACAAGGGCATCCTGCAATCCGAAGTGGCGGATGCGAGCGGTTTTGTACTGGACTGGCCAAGGAATGCCGCCCTCTTCAACCGGGGGATTAAGGCCGTGCGGGATGCCAGCGCGGAAGCCGAAACACCGATCAAGGTGGCGCTGCACGTGGCCGGGCCAGAGAATGCTGGGTGGCTCTTTGCCGGCTTTAAGGAGCACGGCGTTACGGATTTTGATGTCATTGGCCTATCCTACTACTGGGCCTGGCACCAACCGACGACGATTCAGCGGACCGGGCAGATCATCGCCGATCTGAAGCGTACCTATAGTAAGGAGGTAATGATCTTCGAAACGGGCTACATCTGGACGATGGACAGTAATGATTCAGCGGACAACATCATCGGTTCCGTGCAATCCGGATACGCACCGGCGACCACCGAAAACCAACGGCAGTGGCTGATTGACCTGACTCAGGAAGTATACGACCGGGGAGGATTGGGTGTCCTTTACTGGGAGCCGGCTTGGGTATCCTCCACCTGTTTTACACCGTGGGGACAGGGTTCACACCAAGAGCACGCGGCTTTCTTCGATTTCGATACGAATCTCCACGAACGGGGTGGGGCTGACTTTTTGGGTTACGACTATCAGAATAGCACTTCCGTCACCACGCCGGCTGATGGCGCACCGTACCGGTTCACTTACCAACCGGAGGTGCGGGACATCTGGATGATGGGCCCATCCGAAAATTCAGCGCAGGCAGTTGAGTTATTGATTACCGATACGTTGGGGAGGCGCATTGAATCCGTTACTCTGACCGCTCGCGGAGACGGTGCATTCGCCGGGCGGTACCGGACGGACTTGCGAGGGACATTTGTCGTCACGGCCGTTCTGGAAGGCCAAGTATTGGGGAGCGGATTGTTGATATTCTAG
- the cysC gene encoding adenylyl-sulfate kinase: MADNIHPVFDRMVPRSEREARNGHVGGVFWLTGLSGSGKSTIATAAERLLFDAGHHVVLLDGDNIRSGLCNNLGFSLEDRQENIRRIAEVAKLFAVSGAIVMCSFVSPTRKIRSMAGKIIGLQDFYEVFVNTPLEICEQRDVKGLYAKARRGEIKGFTGIDSPYEAPEDPFLDLRTADLTVEDAAAQLVNTINNQLVS; encoded by the coding sequence ATGGCCGACAACATTCACCCCGTATTTGATCGCATGGTTCCCCGTTCCGAACGGGAGGCACGTAACGGGCACGTTGGTGGAGTGTTCTGGCTAACCGGGCTTTCGGGTAGTGGTAAGTCTACCATCGCTACCGCCGCCGAGCGCTTGCTTTTTGATGCCGGCCATCACGTTGTGTTGCTGGATGGTGACAACATCCGTAGCGGCCTTTGTAATAATCTGGGCTTCAGTCTGGAGGATCGGCAGGAGAACATCCGCCGAATCGCCGAGGTGGCTAAACTCTTCGCCGTTTCTGGCGCGATCGTCATGTGCTCCTTCGTGAGCCCAACTCGGAAGATCCGCAGTATGGCCGGTAAGATCATTGGTTTGCAGGATTTTTACGAAGTGTTCGTCAACACCCCGTTGGAGATTTGTGAGCAACGTGATGTGAAGGGGCTTTACGCCAAAGCCCGCCGGGGTGAAATCAAAGGTTTTACGGGTATCGACAGCCCGTACGAGGCTCCGGAAGACCCATTTTTAGATCTGCGGACGGCGGACCTCACCGTTGAGGATGCCGCTGCCCAGCTCGTGAATACCATAAACAATCAATTGGTTTCTTGA
- the cysD gene encoding sulfate adenylyltransferase subunit CysD → MSNINYQLNHLRELESESIFVLREVAAQFENPVLLFSGGKDSILMVHLAVKAFYPARIPFTLLHVDTGHNFQEALDYRDALVEKTGAKLVVGSVQEAIDSGLVREETGFNATRNYLQTAVLLKSLEDGKYDAALGGGRRDEEKARAKERFFSHRDEFGQWDPKNQRPELWNLFNGRKQYGEHFRIFPISNWTELDVWQYLAMEKVELPSLYFAHEREVLHRDGMLLATEGGLIPVRPEEKVEKLMVRCRTIGDITTTGVWRSEASNLEDIIAEVSMARQTERGGRADDKRSETAMEDRKKQGYF, encoded by the coding sequence ATGTCTAACATAAACTACCAACTCAATCACCTGCGTGAGCTCGAATCCGAGTCCATCTTCGTACTCCGGGAAGTAGCTGCGCAATTTGAAAATCCCGTTCTGCTTTTTAGTGGAGGTAAGGATTCTATTTTGATGGTACACCTGGCGGTAAAAGCTTTTTACCCCGCTCGTATTCCCTTTACGCTGCTACACGTAGATACGGGCCACAACTTCCAGGAGGCGCTTGACTACCGGGATGCCCTCGTAGAAAAGACCGGCGCTAAGCTGGTGGTCGGATCCGTCCAGGAGGCCATCGACAGCGGGCTTGTCCGCGAGGAGACTGGCTTCAACGCTACCCGTAATTACCTGCAGACCGCCGTATTGCTAAAGTCCCTTGAAGACGGTAAGTACGATGCTGCCCTGGGTGGTGGCCGCCGCGATGAAGAGAAGGCACGCGCTAAAGAACGTTTCTTCAGCCACCGTGACGAGTTTGGCCAGTGGGACCCCAAAAACCAACGCCCCGAACTGTGGAACCTCTTCAACGGCCGCAAGCAGTACGGTGAGCACTTCCGGATCTTCCCCATCTCTAATTGGACGGAACTGGACGTGTGGCAGTACCTCGCCATGGAGAAAGTCGAGCTTCCCAGCCTGTACTTCGCCCACGAGCGGGAAGTACTCCACCGCGATGGTATGCTGCTCGCTACCGAGGGTGGCCTGATCCCCGTCCGGCCCGAAGAAAAAGTAGAAAAGCTGATGGTCCGCTGCCGCACGATCGGTGACATCACCACCACCGGCGTTTGGCGCTCCGAAGCTTCCAACCTGGAAGACATCATCGCCGAAGTATCCATGGCCCGCCAAACCGAACGGGGTGGCCGCGCCGATGATAAGCGCTCGGAAACGGCGATGGAGGACCGGAAGAAGCAAGGGTATTTCTAG